A single region of the Cronobacter condimenti 1330 genome encodes:
- the osmW gene encoding osmoprotectant ABC transporter permease OsmW: METIHYMIDNAGFLASLTLQHLWLVLLAVGFAIVIGVPLGILIVRHKWLATPVLGLTTLVLTIPSIALFGLMIPLFSLIGQGIGALPAITAVFLYSLLPIVRNTHTALDSLPPGLREAGRGIGMTFWQRLRWVEIPMALPVIFGGIRTAVVMNIGVMAIAAVIGAGGLGLLLLNGIGGSDIRMLIAGALMICLLAIILDWLLHRLQVVLTPKGIR, encoded by the coding sequence ATGGAGACTATTCACTATATGATCGATAACGCCGGTTTTCTCGCAAGCCTGACGCTCCAGCATTTATGGCTGGTGCTGCTGGCGGTAGGATTCGCGATCGTTATCGGTGTGCCGCTCGGCATTCTGATTGTGCGCCATAAGTGGCTTGCCACGCCGGTGCTGGGGCTTACGACGCTGGTGCTGACCATTCCTTCTATCGCCCTTTTTGGGCTGATGATCCCGCTCTTTTCATTGATAGGCCAGGGCATTGGCGCCCTGCCTGCGATCACCGCGGTGTTTCTCTACTCGCTGCTGCCGATTGTGCGCAACACGCACACCGCGCTCGACAGCCTGCCGCCGGGTCTGCGTGAAGCGGGCCGCGGTATCGGTATGACCTTCTGGCAGCGTCTGCGCTGGGTGGAGATCCCGATGGCGCTGCCGGTCATTTTCGGCGGCATCCGCACCGCCGTGGTGATGAATATCGGCGTGATGGCGATAGCCGCCGTCATCGGCGCAGGCGGCCTGGGTTTATTACTGCTTAACGGCATCGGCGGAAGCGACATCCGTATGCTTATCGCCGGTGCGCTGATGATCTGTTTACTGGCCATCATTCTGGACTGGTTACTGCACCGCTTGCAGGTCGTACTGACGCCTAAGGGGATCCGATAA
- the osmV gene encoding osmoprotectant ABC transporter ATP-binding protein OsmV — MIKLENLTKQFVQKNGQTFNAVDNVNLNVPEGEMCVLLGPSGCGKTTTLKMINRLIAPSGGKIFINGEDTTDLDTVTLRRNIGYVIQQIGLFPNMTIEENITVVPRMLGWDKARCKARATELMAMVALDPKRFLNRYPREMSGGQQQRIGVIRALAADPPVLLMDEPFGAVDPINREVIQNQFLEMQRQLKKTVMLVSHDIDEALKLGDRIAVFRQGKIIQCASPDELLAKPANEFVGSFVGQDRTLKRLLLIQAGDVTDKQPTITVRTSTPLTEAFALMDDNDMRSITVVDDGEKPLGFVKRREARGATGVCADITHPFRVTGKAEDNLRVVLSRLYEHNTVWMPIVDEEGRYSGEISQDYIADYLSSGRTRRALNIHES; from the coding sequence ATGATTAAACTTGAAAACCTCACCAAACAGTTTGTGCAGAAAAACGGCCAGACGTTTAACGCCGTGGATAACGTGAATCTTAACGTGCCGGAAGGCGAGATGTGCGTGCTTCTTGGGCCGTCCGGCTGCGGCAAAACCACGACGCTTAAAATGATTAACCGCCTTATCGCGCCGTCTGGCGGCAAAATTTTCATCAATGGCGAAGATACGACCGATCTCGACACCGTGACGCTGCGCCGCAACATTGGCTACGTTATCCAGCAAATTGGTCTGTTCCCGAACATGACGATTGAGGAGAACATCACCGTGGTGCCGCGAATGCTTGGCTGGGATAAGGCGCGCTGCAAGGCGCGGGCGACCGAGCTTATGGCGATGGTAGCACTCGACCCAAAACGCTTCCTGAACCGCTATCCGCGTGAAATGTCAGGCGGCCAACAGCAGCGTATTGGCGTTATCCGCGCGCTGGCTGCGGATCCGCCGGTATTACTAATGGATGAGCCGTTCGGCGCGGTCGACCCGATTAACCGTGAGGTCATCCAGAATCAGTTTCTGGAAATGCAGCGCCAGCTCAAGAAAACCGTGATGCTGGTCAGCCATGACATTGACGAGGCGCTGAAGCTCGGCGACCGTATTGCGGTGTTCCGCCAGGGGAAAATTATCCAGTGCGCAAGCCCGGATGAGCTGCTTGCGAAACCGGCCAATGAGTTTGTCGGCTCTTTCGTGGGCCAGGATCGAACGCTTAAACGCCTGCTCCTGATCCAGGCAGGCGATGTGACCGATAAACAGCCGACCATCACGGTACGTACCTCAACGCCGCTTACGGAAGCTTTCGCGCTGATGGATGACAACGACATGCGTTCGATAACGGTGGTCGATGACGGCGAGAAGCCGCTCGGATTTGTAAAACGCCGCGAAGCGCGCGGGGCGACGGGGGTTTGTGCCGATATCACGCATCCTTTCCGGGTGACCGGCAAAGCCGAGGATAACCTGCGCGTCGTGTTGTCACGCCTTTATGAGCACAACACCGTCTGGATGCCGATTGTCGATGAAGAAGGACGTTATAGCGGGGAGATTTCGCAGGATTATATTGCGGATTATTTAAGCTCTGGCCGCACCCGTCGGGCGCTCAATATTCATGAAAGTTAA
- the bioD gene encoding dethiobiotin synthase, with amino-acid sequence MLKRVFITGTDTSVGKTVVSRALLQALAATGKRVVGYKPVAKGSKATPEGLRNKDALVLQSVSTLTLPYEAINPIAFSEEESSVAHSCAINYSLLSKGLAQLSEQADHVVVEGTGGWRSLMNDLRPLSDWVVQEQLPVLMVVGIQEGCLNHALLTAQAIASDGLPLVGWVANRINPGLAHYAEIIDVLSQKLPAPLIGELPYLPRAEQRELANWVDVTRFGATDPLRTAV; translated from the coding sequence ATGCTTAAGCGCGTCTTTATTACCGGTACAGATACCTCCGTCGGGAAAACGGTGGTTTCCCGCGCCCTGTTACAGGCGCTGGCCGCCACCGGCAAACGCGTGGTGGGCTATAAGCCGGTGGCTAAAGGGAGCAAAGCCACACCGGAGGGGCTTCGCAACAAAGATGCCCTGGTGCTGCAAAGCGTGTCCACCCTGACGTTGCCGTATGAGGCCATTAACCCGATAGCCTTCAGCGAAGAGGAAAGCAGCGTGGCGCATAGCTGCGCTATCAATTATTCCCTATTGTCAAAAGGCCTTGCACAACTGAGCGAACAGGCAGATCACGTGGTGGTGGAGGGCACGGGCGGGTGGCGTAGCCTGATGAACGATTTACGTCCGCTTTCCGACTGGGTCGTACAGGAACAACTGCCGGTTCTGATGGTGGTTGGCATTCAGGAAGGGTGTCTGAACCATGCCCTGTTAACCGCTCAGGCGATTGCGAGCGACGGCCTGCCGCTGGTGGGTTGGGTGGCGAACCGTATAAACCCGGGGCTTGCGCACTATGCGGAAATTATCGATGTGTTAAGCCAGAAACTTCCCGCGCCGCTGATAGGTGAGTTGCCGTATCTGCCGCGCGCCGAACAGCGCGAGCTGGCAAACTGGGTGGATGTCACGCGTTTCGGCGCGACCGATCCGTTACGCACCGCCGTGTAA
- the mlc gene encoding sugar metabolism global transcriptional regulator Mlc: protein MVADSQPGHIDQIKQTNAGAVYRLIDQLGPVSRIDLSRLAQLAPASITKIVREMLEAHLVQETEIQEPGSRGRPAVGLAVETDAWHYLSVRINRGEINLALRDLSSKLVVEEQLDLPLKEERPLLDRIIDHIDRFFIRHQRQLERLTAIAITLPGIIDTEHGLVRQMPFYDVLDMPLGVALETHTGVPVFVQHDISAWTMAESLFGASRGARDVIQVVIDHNVGAGVITDGRLLHAGSSSLVEIGHTQVDPYGKRCYCGNHGCLETIASIDSVLELAQQRMNQSMGSMLHEQPLGVASLCDAALAGDRLARDIILGVGTNVGRILAIMVNLFNPQKILIGSPLNRASDILFPAIAESIHQQSLPLYSRNISVESTQFSNRGTMAGAALVKDAMYNGSLLIRLLQG from the coding sequence GTGGTTGCTGATAGTCAACCGGGCCATATCGATCAGATAAAACAGACCAACGCAGGCGCAGTGTATCGCCTGATTGATCAGCTTGGCCCGGTGTCACGTATCGATCTTTCCAGACTGGCGCAGCTCGCTCCTGCCAGTATTACAAAAATCGTGCGCGAAATGCTCGAAGCGCATCTGGTGCAGGAGACGGAAATCCAGGAGCCGGGCAGCCGTGGGCGTCCGGCGGTGGGGCTCGCGGTGGAAACCGACGCCTGGCACTATCTTTCGGTGCGTATCAACCGTGGCGAAATCAACCTCGCGCTTCGCGATCTTAGCAGTAAACTGGTGGTAGAAGAGCAGCTCGACCTGCCGCTGAAAGAAGAACGCCCGCTGCTTGATCGAATTATTGACCACATCGATCGCTTTTTTATTCGTCACCAGCGTCAGCTGGAAAGACTCACCGCTATCGCCATTACGCTGCCGGGCATTATTGATACCGAACACGGGCTGGTGCGCCAGATGCCGTTTTACGATGTTCTCGATATGCCGCTCGGCGTTGCGCTGGAAACCCATACCGGCGTGCCGGTATTTGTACAGCACGATATCAGCGCCTGGACGATGGCGGAATCGCTGTTTGGCGCCTCGCGCGGCGCGCGCGATGTGATTCAGGTCGTGATTGATCATAACGTTGGCGCAGGCGTTATCACCGATGGTCGCCTGCTCCACGCGGGCAGCAGCAGTCTGGTGGAGATTGGTCACACGCAGGTCGACCCTTACGGCAAGCGTTGCTACTGCGGCAACCACGGCTGCCTTGAGACGATAGCCAGTATTGACAGTGTGCTGGAGCTTGCTCAACAGCGCATGAATCAGTCGATGGGCTCGATGCTGCACGAACAGCCGCTTGGCGTGGCCTCGCTGTGCGATGCAGCGCTGGCAGGCGATCGCCTGGCGCGCGACATTATTCTCGGGGTTGGGACGAATGTCGGGCGCATCCTCGCCATTATGGTGAATCTGTTTAATCCGCAAAAAATTCTGATTGGTTCGCCGCTCAACCGGGCGTCAGATATTCTGTTCCCGGCGATAGCGGAATCTATCCACCAGCAGTCGCTGCCTCTCTACAGCCGTAATATTAGCGTCGAAAGCACTCAGTTCTCCAATCGCGGCACGATGGCCGGCGCGGCGCTGGTTAAAGACGCAATGTATAACGGTTCGTTGTTGATTCGCCTGTTGCAGGGGTGA
- a CDS encoding LysR family transcriptional regulator, which translates to MNIELRHLRYFVAVAEELHFGRAAARLNISQPPLSQQIQALEAQTGARLLARTNRSVSLTAAGRQFLADSRQILSEVEAAAVRAARLHHGETGELRIGFTSSAPFIRAISDTLSVFRRRYPDVHLQTLEINTRAQIAPLTEGRLDVGLMRNTPLPETLAWQLVLREPLLALIPCDHPLAACEAVSLSELAGEPFVFFDPHVGTGLYDDILGLLHRYGVQPRITQEVGEAMTIIGLVAAGLGVSILPASFQRVRLEEMRWVKLREPDAISEMWLVWARHREQSAAAQRFISQLLDAPGQAETALEPR; encoded by the coding sequence ATGAATATAGAACTGCGTCATTTGCGCTATTTTGTCGCCGTGGCTGAAGAGCTGCATTTTGGCCGTGCCGCCGCCCGGCTGAATATCTCACAACCCCCGCTAAGCCAGCAGATCCAGGCGCTGGAGGCGCAAACCGGCGCGCGGTTACTGGCCCGCACCAACCGCAGCGTCAGCCTCACGGCGGCGGGCAGGCAGTTTCTCGCCGACAGCCGCCAGATTTTAAGCGAGGTCGAGGCGGCGGCGGTGCGGGCCGCAAGGCTGCATCACGGAGAAACCGGCGAACTGCGCATCGGCTTTACCTCGTCGGCCCCGTTTATCCGCGCCATTTCCGATACGTTGTCGGTGTTTCGTCGCCGTTATCCGGATGTGCATTTACAGACCCTTGAGATCAATACCCGCGCTCAGATAGCGCCACTGACGGAAGGGCGGCTCGATGTAGGGCTGATGCGTAATACGCCGCTGCCGGAGACGCTCGCCTGGCAACTGGTGTTGCGCGAGCCGCTGCTGGCGCTCATCCCGTGCGATCACCCGCTCGCTGCGTGCGAAGCCGTGTCGCTGAGTGAGCTGGCGGGCGAGCCGTTCGTCTTTTTCGACCCACACGTCGGCACCGGCCTGTATGACGATATTCTCGGGCTTCTGCATCGCTACGGCGTGCAGCCGCGCATCACGCAGGAGGTGGGCGAGGCGATGACGATTATCGGGCTTGTCGCGGCCGGGCTTGGGGTGTCGATTCTGCCAGCGTCCTTTCAGCGCGTGCGGCTTGAAGAGATGCGCTGGGTGAAACTGCGCGAACCGGACGCCATTTCAGAGATGTGGCTGGTCTGGGCACGTCACCGTGAACAGAGCGCAGCGGCACAGCGTTTCATTTCTCAACTTCTGGATGCGCCAGGGCAGGCGGAAACGGCCCTGGAACCCCGCTAA
- a CDS encoding MFS transporter: MSRTTSVSAAPAQAADDAVIAAPATYIKRGTPAFMRVTLALFSAGLATFALLYCVQPILPVLSQEFGITPAASSISLSVATVMLAVGLLFTGPVSDAIGRKNVMVTSLLLASVCTLLATMMHSWHGILLMRALIGLSLSGVAAVGMTYLSEEIHPSVVAFSMGLYISGNSIGGMSGRLLSGVITDFTSWRVAMAVIGCFALAAALMFWKILPASRHFRASSLRPRTLLINFRLHWRDDGLPLLFAEGFLLMGAFVTLFNYIGYRLMLTPWHLSQAAVGLLSVAYLTGTWSSPKAGAMTARFGRGPVMLGFTAMMLCGLLLTLLSSLWLIFAGMLLFSAGFFAAHSVASSWIGPRARRAKGQASSLYLFSYYLGSSVAGTLGGLFWHRFGWNGVGGFIALLLVLALLVGNRLHHRVR; this comes from the coding sequence GTGAGTCGTACCACTTCCGTCAGCGCCGCGCCGGCGCAGGCTGCTGACGATGCTGTTATTGCCGCGCCGGCGACATATATCAAACGCGGCACGCCCGCTTTCATGCGCGTAACCCTCGCGCTTTTCTCCGCAGGTCTTGCGACGTTCGCCCTGCTCTATTGCGTACAACCGATCCTGCCGGTGCTGTCACAGGAGTTCGGCATCACGCCCGCCGCCAGCAGTATTTCGCTGTCGGTCGCGACCGTCATGCTCGCGGTCGGTTTACTCTTTACCGGGCCCGTTTCCGACGCCATCGGGCGGAAAAACGTGATGGTCACCTCGCTGCTGCTGGCTTCTGTCTGCACCCTGCTTGCCACCATGATGCACAGCTGGCACGGCATTCTGCTGATGCGCGCGTTGATTGGGCTTTCGCTAAGCGGCGTGGCGGCAGTCGGTATGACCTATCTTTCAGAAGAGATCCACCCAAGCGTTGTCGCGTTTTCGATGGGGCTTTACATCAGCGGCAACTCCATCGGCGGCATGAGCGGCCGCCTGCTGAGCGGTGTGATCACAGATTTCACCAGCTGGCGCGTGGCAATGGCTGTTATTGGCTGTTTCGCGCTGGCGGCCGCGCTGATGTTCTGGAAGATCCTGCCCGCCTCGCGCCATTTTCGCGCCTCTTCACTGCGCCCGCGCACGCTGTTGATTAACTTCCGTCTGCACTGGCGCGACGACGGGCTGCCGCTGCTGTTCGCCGAAGGCTTTCTGCTGATGGGCGCGTTCGTTACGCTGTTTAACTATATCGGCTACCGCCTGATGCTTACGCCCTGGCATTTGAGCCAGGCAGCGGTTGGCCTGCTGTCGGTTGCCTACCTCACCGGCACCTGGAGCTCGCCAAAAGCAGGCGCGATGACCGCGCGATTCGGGCGCGGCCCGGTCATGCTCGGCTTTACCGCCATGATGCTGTGCGGGCTGCTGCTGACGCTGCTCTCGTCGCTGTGGTTGATTTTCGCAGGTATGTTGCTTTTCTCCGCCGGGTTCTTCGCCGCGCATTCCGTCGCCAGTAGCTGGATTGGCCCCCGGGCGCGGCGCGCCAAAGGCCAGGCCTCGTCACTCTATCTTTTCAGCTATTACTTAGGCTCAAGCGTTGCGGGCACGCTCGGCGGGCTGTTCTGGCATCGCTTCGGCTGGAACGGCGTGGGCGGGTTTATCGCCCTGCTGCTGGTGCTGGCGCTGCTGGTGGGTAACCGACTGCACCATCGCGTCCGGTAA
- a CDS encoding carboxypeptidase M32 yields the protein MENKNYQQLSRTFLRLSRFSHLSAIASWDMFAMMPPGGSHARGEALAELSVLQHQILTDKNMAEWLRGAEQEDLNDLEQANLREMQRHYQQAALLPASLVEAKSLAGSRCEHAWRSQRPANDWDGFSENLKEVVRLSREEAAIRAGAKGCSRYDALLDLFEPDMTSARLDTLFGDLRGWLPDLLARAVEKQQRTPLTAPQGPFPVAKQRELGLEAMRLLGFDFDGGRLDVSAHPFCGGVPEDVRITTRYDENELFSALFGVIHETGHARYEQNLPREWPGQPVQLARSTAIHESQSLFFEMQLGRSRPFLKLLLPQVVARFGMQPALEEENYLAWNQRVKPGFIRVDADEVSYPAHVVLRYEIERALIDGDIEVEDIPALWDEKMQRWLGLSTVGNYRDGCMQDIHWTDGGFGYFPSYTLGAMYAAQLFQAARKALPNLDAAIAEGDLRALFDWLRQSVWQHGSRFSTSQLLINATGEDLNPRHFQAHLTERYL from the coding sequence ATGGAAAACAAAAATTATCAACAGCTTAGCCGCACGTTCCTGCGGCTCTCCCGCTTCTCTCATCTCTCGGCTATCGCGAGCTGGGATATGTTCGCCATGATGCCGCCAGGCGGCAGCCACGCGCGCGGCGAAGCCCTCGCCGAACTGAGCGTACTACAGCATCAGATCCTGACGGATAAAAACATGGCCGAGTGGCTACGCGGTGCCGAGCAGGAAGATCTTAACGATCTTGAACAGGCGAACCTGCGCGAAATGCAACGCCATTATCAGCAAGCGGCGCTGCTGCCAGCGTCACTGGTCGAAGCCAAATCGCTCGCCGGCAGCCGTTGTGAACACGCCTGGCGCAGCCAGCGCCCGGCCAACGACTGGGACGGTTTCTCGGAAAACCTGAAAGAAGTGGTCAGACTAAGCCGTGAAGAAGCCGCCATCCGCGCCGGGGCGAAAGGCTGCTCGCGTTATGACGCGCTGCTTGATCTTTTTGAACCCGACATGACCAGCGCCCGTCTTGATACGCTGTTTGGCGATCTGCGCGGCTGGCTGCCGGATCTCCTCGCCCGCGCGGTGGAAAAACAGCAGCGCACTCCGCTGACCGCCCCACAAGGGCCATTCCCGGTTGCGAAACAGCGCGAGTTGGGCCTTGAGGCCATGCGTCTGCTCGGGTTTGATTTTGACGGTGGCCGCCTGGATGTCAGCGCGCACCCGTTCTGCGGCGGTGTGCCGGAAGATGTGCGTATTACCACGCGTTATGACGAAAACGAGCTTTTCAGCGCGCTGTTTGGCGTTATCCATGAAACCGGCCACGCCCGCTATGAACAAAACCTGCCGCGCGAATGGCCGGGCCAGCCGGTGCAGCTTGCGCGCTCAACGGCTATCCACGAATCCCAGAGCCTGTTTTTTGAAATGCAGCTCGGGCGCAGCCGCCCGTTCCTGAAACTGCTGCTGCCGCAGGTCGTGGCGCGTTTCGGGATGCAGCCCGCGCTTGAGGAAGAGAACTACCTCGCCTGGAACCAGCGCGTGAAGCCAGGTTTCATTCGTGTGGACGCTGACGAAGTCAGCTATCCGGCACACGTCGTGCTGCGCTATGAGATTGAGCGCGCGCTTATCGATGGCGATATTGAGGTTGAAGATATTCCGGCGCTGTGGGATGAAAAAATGCAGCGCTGGCTTGGGCTTTCCACGGTTGGCAATTACCGCGACGGCTGCATGCAGGATATCCACTGGACCGATGGCGGTTTCGGCTACTTCCCCTCTTACACGCTTGGCGCGATGTATGCCGCACAGCTTTTTCAGGCCGCACGCAAGGCGCTGCCGAACCTCGACGCCGCCATTGCTGAAGGCGACCTGCGCGCGCTGTTCGACTGGCTGCGCCAGTCGGTGTGGCAGCACGGCAGCCGCTTTAGCACCTCGCAGCTGTTGATTAACGCTACCGGTGAAGATCTCAACCCGCGCCACTTCCAGGCACATCTTACTGAGCGTTATCTGTAA
- the ydgU gene encoding small membrane protein YdgU — MIRRYQFEIILTLLLLCGALTAFFYW, encoded by the coding sequence ATGATCCGCCGTTATCAGTTCGAGATAATCCTGACGCTACTGCTGCTGTGCGGCGCGCTGACGGCCTTTTTTTACTGGTGA
- a CDS encoding trypsin-like serine peptidase — MRKTVFLLLGSLLLPAFITHADEGDDASEAASEVQTLFFGHDDRTPVPDPASSPWDAIGQLETESGNLCTATLISPHLALTAGHCLLTPPDGTPDRPVALRFVSQKGKWRYEIHSIEGRVAPSLGRKLKPDGDGWIVPSSAAPEDFGLIILRNPPSGLTPLPLFEGDRAALSRALKATGRRVTQSGYPEDHLDALYSHQDCLITGWAQHAVLAHQCDTLPGDSGSPLMLRTDSGWQLIGVQSSAPAAKDRWRADNRAISVTGFRERLEALADE, encoded by the coding sequence ATGCGCAAAACCGTTTTCTTGTTACTGGGATCGCTATTATTACCTGCTTTTATTACGCACGCCGATGAGGGCGATGACGCCTCAGAAGCCGCCAGCGAGGTGCAAACCCTCTTTTTTGGCCATGACGACCGCACGCCCGTGCCGGATCCGGCCTCTTCCCCGTGGGACGCTATTGGCCAGCTCGAAACCGAGAGCGGCAATTTATGCACGGCCACGCTTATCTCCCCGCATCTGGCGCTAACCGCTGGCCACTGTCTGCTGACGCCGCCGGACGGCACGCCGGATCGCCCCGTGGCGCTGCGCTTTGTCTCGCAAAAGGGAAAGTGGCGTTATGAAATTCACAGCATTGAAGGACGCGTTGCGCCGTCGCTTGGCCGCAAGCTAAAGCCGGATGGCGATGGCTGGATTGTGCCGTCTTCTGCCGCACCCGAAGATTTTGGGCTGATTATTCTGCGCAACCCGCCATCCGGCCTGACGCCGCTGCCGCTGTTTGAAGGCGACCGCGCGGCGCTGTCCCGCGCGCTGAAGGCCACAGGCCGTCGCGTTACGCAGTCGGGCTATCCGGAAGATCATCTCGATGCGCTCTACAGCCATCAGGATTGCCTTATTACCGGCTGGGCGCAGCATGCTGTGCTGGCGCACCAGTGCGACACGCTGCCAGGCGACAGCGGTTCGCCACTCATGCTGCGCACCGACAGTGGCTGGCAGTTAATTGGCGTGCAAAGCTCGGCACCCGCCGCCAAAGACCGCTGGCGCGCCGATAACCGCGCGATTTCGGTGACCGGTTTTCGCGAGCGCCTCGAAGCGCTGGCAGACGAATAA
- the mdtI gene encoding multidrug/spermidine efflux SMR transporter subunit MdtI yields MSQVELQHILWLLLAIGLEIIANIWLKYSDGFRRPLYGVASLAAVLCAFSALGQAVKGIALAVAYALWGGFGIAATVAAGWIMFGQRLNRKGWAGLVLLLVGMVIIKLA; encoded by the coding sequence ATGTCGCAGGTTGAGTTACAGCATATTCTCTGGCTGCTGCTCGCGATAGGCCTCGAAATTATCGCCAATATCTGGCTGAAATATTCAGACGGTTTCCGTCGCCCGCTGTATGGCGTGGCGTCGCTTGCGGCGGTGCTTTGCGCGTTCAGCGCGCTCGGTCAGGCGGTGAAAGGTATTGCTCTGGCGGTCGCGTATGCGCTGTGGGGCGGGTTTGGAATAGCCGCCACCGTGGCGGCAGGCTGGATAATGTTCGGCCAGCGCCTTAACCGCAAAGGCTGGGCAGGGCTTGTTTTGCTGCTGGTGGGCATGGTGATTATCAAACTGGCGTAA
- the mdtJ gene encoding multidrug/spermidine efflux SMR transporter subunit MdtJ encodes MLYWILLALAIIAEITGTLSLKWASVGGGPVGFILMLVMISLSYIFLCFSVKRIALGVAYALWEGVGIILITLFSVLLFDETLTLQKSLGLLVLIAGILLIKTGTHTQSHKPEVRHVAG; translated from the coding sequence ATGCTTTACTGGATTTTATTAGCTCTGGCGATTATCGCCGAAATTACCGGAACGCTGTCATTAAAATGGGCAAGCGTGGGCGGTGGCCCCGTCGGATTTATTTTAATGCTGGTGATGATTTCCCTTTCTTATATTTTTCTTTGTTTTTCTGTTAAGCGTATTGCGCTGGGTGTGGCGTATGCCTTGTGGGAAGGTGTTGGGATTATCTTAATTACGCTTTTTAGCGTGCTGCTGTTTGATGAAACCCTGACGCTGCAAAAAAGCCTGGGGTTACTGGTGCTGATTGCCGGCATTTTACTGATTAAAACCGGCACCCACACCCAGAGCCATAAACCGGAGGTGCGTCATGTCGCAGGTTGA